Genomic DNA from Microbacterium neungamense:
CGGCGACTTCCTGCTCATCGACGACGGCAAGGTCCGCGTCGAGGTGCTGGAGACCGACGGCACGGTCGTGACGACCCGGGTCGTGGTCGCCGGCGCGGTGTCCAACAACAAGGGCATCAACCTGCCCGGCGTCGCGGTCAGCGTCCCCGCGCTCAGCGAGAAGGACGAGGCCGACCTCCGCTGGGGCCTGCGCACCGGCGTGGACATCATCGCGCTGTCGTTCGTGCGCAACGCCGCCGACGTCACCCGCGTGCACGAGATCATGGCCGAGGAGGGCGTGCGCATCCCGGTCATCGCCAAGATCGAGAAGCCGCAGGCGGTGGACAACCTCGAGGAGATCGTCGACGCCTTCGACGGCATCATGGTCGCCCGCGGCGACCTGGGCGTCGAGCTGCCGCTGGAGGCGGTGCCGATCGTGCAGAAGCGCGCGGTCGAGCTGGCCCGCCGCAACGCCAAGCCGGTCATCGTCGCCACCCAGATGCTGGAGTCGATGATCAACAGCCCGGTGCCCACCCGCGCCGAGACCTCCGACGTCGCCAACGCCGTGCTCGACGGTGCGGACGCCGTGATGCTCTCCGGCGAGACCAGCGTGGGCGAGTACCCGGTGATCGCGGTGCAGACCATGGCCCGGATCATCGAGTCCACCGAGGAGCACGGCCTCGAGCGGATCCTCCCGCTGACCACCAAGCCGCGCACCCAGGGCGGGGCGATCACGCTCGCCGCCCTCGAGGTCGCCGAGTTCGTGGAGGCGAAGTTCCTCTGCGTGTTCACCCAGTCCGGCGACTCCGCACGCCGGCTGTCCCGGCTGCGCTCGCGCATCCCGATGCTCGCCTTCACGCCCGAGCCCGGCATCCGCCGCCGCATGGCGCTCACCTGGGGCATCACCTCCACCCTGGTCGACAGCGTCGAGCACACCGACCTGATGTACCACCAGGTGGACGACTACCTGCTCGGCACGGGCTTGGCGAAGGAGGGGGACAAGGTCGTCGTGATCTCCGGATCCCCTCCCGGCATCATCGGCTCCACCAACGACATCCGCGTGCACAAGGTCGGCGACGCGCACGGCGGCGCCGCCCCGGTGTACAAGCGCGGGCTCTGATCGAGCGCGCGCTTCGAGGACGCGCACGAGGGGGCAGGCGATCGGCCTGCCCCCCTCGTGCGTTAGAGTCGACCAGGGCCGGCGTGGCGGAATGGCAGACGCGGAGCACTCAAAATGCTTTGTCCGAAAGGGCGTGTGGGTTCGAGTCCCACCGCCGGCACCAATAGGATGTCTGTGTGACCGATCACGAGCAGCAGCCTGAGCAGTCCACGGCATCCGCCCCGCGACGCGTCGTCGTCGCCGAGGACGAATCGCTGATCCGCCTCGACATCGTCGAGATCCTCCGCGACAACGGCTTCGACGTCGTCGGCGAGGCCGGCGACGGCGAGACCGCCGTCCAGCTCGCCACCGAGCTGCGGCCGGACCTCGTGATCATGGACGTGAAGATGCCGCAGCTGGACGGCATCAGCGCCGCCGAGCGGCTGCACAAGAACCACATCGCGCCGGTCGTCCTGCTCACGGCGTTCAGCCAGAAGGAGCTCGTCGAGCGGGCCAGCGAGGCGGGCGCCCTGGCCTACGTGGTCAAGCCGTTCACGCCGAACGACCTGCTCCCGGCGATCGAGATCGCCCTGGCCCGGCATGAGCAGATCATCACGCTCGAGGCCGAGGTCGCCGACATGGTCGAGCGCTTCGAGACCCGCAAGCTCGTCGACCGCGCCAAGGGCCTGCTGAACGAGAAGATGGGCCTCACCGAGCCCGAGGCGTTCCGCTGGATCCAGAAGGCGTCGATGGACCGCCGACTGACCATGCAGGACGTCGCCAAGGCGATCATCGAGCAGCTGGCGCCGAAGAAGCAGTGATCCCGCTCGGCGGCGGGGTCCAGCCCCGTCCGCTGTGCGAAGGGGACTGAGCGCGCGTCGCTCAGTCGGCGACGTCGCGGATGAGGTTCGTGATCCGGATCGTGGAGCAGCGCCGGCCCTGCTCGTCGGTGACGACGATCTCGTGCACCGTCATGGTGCGGCCGAGGTGGATCGGGGTGCACACGCCGGTGACGGTGCCCGAGGTCGCCGACCGGGTGTGCGTGGCGTTGATGTCCACGCCCACCGCGAGCCGCCCGGGACCGGCGTGCATGTTCGCCGCCATCGACCCCAGCGACTCGCCCAGCACGACATACGCGCCGCCGTGCAGCAGCCCCACCGGCTGCGTGTTCCCCTCCACCGGCATGGTCGCGACGGCGCGCTCCACGCTGAACTCGGTGAACCGGATCCCCATCTTCTCCGCCAGCGCGCCCATGCCGCGGCGGGTGGCCCACTCCAGGCCGGGGGAGAGGGTCTGGTCGCTCACGCGTCCTCCTCAGCGAGTGTCGTCAGCCCTCGTTAGGCTGACAGGGTGACGGACTCCGCAAAGCCTACCCTCATGGTCGTCGACGGCCATTCGCTCGCCTACCGCGCCTTCTTCGCGCTGCCGGTCGAGAACTTCACCACCAGGGACAACCAGCACACGAACGCCATCTACGGCTTCCTGTCGATGCTGATCAACCTGATCAAGGCCGAGCGTCCCACCCACATGGCGATCGCCTTCGACACGTCGCGCCACTCGTTCCGCACCGAGGTGTACGCCGAGTACAAGGCCACCCGCTCGGAGACCCCGCCGGAGTTCCGGGGGCAGATCCCGCTGCTGCAGGAGTGCCTGAACGCGATGTCCATCCCGGTGCTCACCAAGGAGGGCGTCGAGGCGGACGACATCCTGGCGACCCTGGCCACCCAGGGCGCCGCGCAGGGCTACGACGTGCTCGTCGTCTCCGGCGACCGCGACACCATCCAGCTCGTCAACGACGAGATCACCCTGCTCTACCCGTCCGTGCAGGGGGTGTCGCAGCTGAAGCGCTACGACCCGGCGACGGTGGTCGAGCGCTACGGGGTCCGGCCCGAGCAGTACCCCGACATCGCCGCGCTGGTGGGGGAGACCAGCGACAACCTGCCCGGCGTCCCGAAAGTGGGCGAGAAGACGGCGGTGAAGTGGCTGAACCAGTTCGGCTCGCTCGATGAGCTGCTCGAACGCGCCGGGGAGATCAAGGGCGTGGTCGGCGGCAACCTGCGCGAGCACATCGAGGACGTCCGACGGAACCGCCAGCTGAACCGGCTGCTGCGGGACGTGGACCTGCCGGTCGGGCCCGCCGAGCTGGTGGTGACGCCGATCGACGCGCTGGCCGTGCGCGACATCTTCGCCCGGCTGGAGTTCCGCACCCTGCTGCCGCGCGTGTTCGAGGCCGTCGGCGCCGAGGACGACGGCGGCGCGCAGGCGGATGCCGTGGAGATGCCCTCGCCCGTGGAGACTGGCGCCGCCGACATCGCCACGTGGGCGGCCGCGCAGCAGGGACCGCTCGGCGTCGCGCTCGTGCTCGCCGGTGAACGCGTGCACCGGATCGGGGTCGCCTCGGCCACCGAGTTGCGCGAGACGGACTGGTCGGATGACGCCGCCGACGCGCTGCGCGCCTGGCTGGAATCGGACGCCCCGAAGGTGCTGCATGACGCGAAGCCGCAGGTGAAGGCGCTGCGCCGCGCCGGCATCCGTCTCCGCGGGCTCGCCGGGGACACGCTGCTCGCCGGCTGGCTGATGCGGCCCAGCTTCCCCGACAAGACGCTCGCCAACCTGGTGGAGCGCTACCTCGGCGAGAAGCTCCCCGAGGCGGACCCGACCCAGCTGGTGCCGGAGAACGAGGGCGCCACGCCGGCGCAGGAGGCGTGGTTCACGCTGCGCACCGACGAGGCGCTGCGCGCGGCGATGCCGGACAGCGTCGCGACCGTGCTCACCGCCATCGAGCTGCCCACCCTGCTCACCCTCGCCGACATGGAGCTGGCAGGCGTCGCCGTCTCGCACGACGTGCTCTCCGCGTTCTCGGCCGAGCTGGGCGCCCGCGCCGACGCGATCGCCCAGCAGGCGTACGCGACGATCGGGCACGAGGTGAACCTCGGCTCACCCAAGCAGCTGCAGGAGGTGCTGTTCGAGGAGCTGCAGCTGCCGAAGACGCGCAAGACGAAGACCGGGTACTCCACGGATGCCGCGGCGCTGGCCGACCTGCAGGAGAGCACCCCGCATCCGTTCCTGGAGCAGCTGTCGCAGCACCGCGAGGCGACGAAGCTGCGCCAGATCATCGAGTCCCTCGATGTCGCCATCCGCGAGGACGGGCGCATCCACACCACCTACCTGCAGACCGGCAGCCAGACCGGACGCCTCTCCAGCACCGACCCGAATCTGCAGAACATCCCGATCCGCACCGAGGAGTCCCGCCGCATCCGCAGCGCCTTCCGGGTCGGCGAAGGGTTCGAGACGCTGCTGACCGCGGACTACTCGCAGATCGAGATGCGGATCATGGCGCACCTGTCCGGGGACCCGGGACTCATCGAGGCGTTCAACTCCGGGGAGGACCTGCACCGGTTCGTCGGCGCGCGGGTGTTCGGCGTGGCGCCGGAGGACGTCACCCCCGCCATGCGCACCAAGGTCAAGGCGATGTCGTACGGGCTCGTGTACGGGCTCAGCGCGTTCGGCCTGTCGAAGCAGCTGCGCATCGAGCAGGCCGAGGCGAAGCAGCTGATGATGGAGTACTTCGCCCGGTTCGGCGCGGTGCGCGACTACCTGCGAGCCTCCGTGATGAAGGCGAAGGAGGACGGCTACACCGAGACGATCTTCGGCCGCCGGCGGCCCTTCCCGGACCTGTCCAGCCCGAACCGGGTGCTGCGCGAGAACGCGGAGCGGGCGGCGCTGAACGCGCCGATCCAGGGCAGCGCGGCGGACATCATGAAGATCGCGCTGTTCCGCATCCACGACGATCTCACCGCGGCCGGTCTCCGCTCGCGCGTGCTGCTGCAGATCCACGACGAGCTCGTCGTGGAGGTCGCGCCGGGGGAGTGGGACGAGGCGGAGCGGATCGTCCGCGAGCGCATGGCGGGAGCTGCCGACCTGTCGGTGCCCCTGGACGTGCAGGTCGGGCGCGGCAGCGACTGGAACGAGGCCGGGCACTGACGTTCCGCGAGGCCTCGGGGACGTCCCACTAGGCTGAGCGGCATGACGTCAGAAACGCGCACGCCGACCGCGATCGACGCGGTCGCGGAGGAGTGGGTCGACACGATCGCCCGCCTGGTCCCCACCATCGGCACCTACATCGGCCGCACCGAGCACAATCACCGGTTCGGCGACCTGAGCCCCGCTGGCCACGAGGAGTACGCCGAGGCCGCGCGCGCCGCGCTGCGGTCGCTGGAGGCGCTGGAGCCGGCCGACGCGGTCGACGAGGTCACCAAGGCGGATCTGAGCGCCGAGCTGCGCCTGGAGATCGAGCTGCACGACGCCCAGTGGCATCTGCGGGATCTCAACGTGATCGCCTCGGCGCCTCAGGACGTCCGCCAGGCGTTCGACCTGATGCCGACGGCCAGCACCGAGGACTGGTCCACGATCGCCACCCGGCTCGCCGCGGTCCCGGAGGCGCTGCGCGGCTACACCGAGACGCTCCGCGAGGGCATCGCCCGCGGCGTGGTGCCGGCCCGGAGGCAGGTGCGGGAGGTCGCCGACCAGATCGTGCGCTACACCGCCGACGACGGATTCTTCGCCGAGCTCGTGGCGAACGCCGCTCCCGCCGACGGCCAGCTGCCGGCATCCCTCGCCCGCGACCTCGCCGACAACGCCGCGGCCGCGCGCGTCGCCTACGACGAGCTGCGCGCCTTCCTCACCGGCACCCTGGCGGATGCGGCGAGCGAGACGGATGCCGTCGGCCGCGAGCTCTACGCCCTGAACTCCCGGCGCTTCCTCGGCGCCACGATCGACCTCGACGAGACCTACGAGTGGGGGCGCGAGGAGCTGGAGCGGATGATCGCGGAGCAGACCGCGATCGCGCACGAGATCCTCCCCGGCGCGAGCGTGGCGGAGGCGGTGGCGCATCTCGACGCCGACCCGTCCCGCAAGCTCCACGGCACCGAGGCGCTGCAGCGGTGGATGCAGGAGACCAGCGACCGCGCCATCGCGGAGCTCGGCGCCACGCACTTCGACATCCCGGAGCAGATCCGCACACTGGAGTGCATGATCGCCCCGACGCAGGAGGGCGGCATCTACTACACCGGCCCCACCGACGACTTCTCCCGCCCCGGGCGGATGTGGTGGTCGGTGCCGGAGGGCGTGACCGAGTTCGACACCTGGCGCGAGCTGACCACCGTCTACCACGAGGGGGTGCCGGGCCACCACCTGCAGATCGCGCAGGCGGTGTACAACCGCGGGCAGCTCAACTCCTGGCGGCGCCTGCTGGCCGGCACCTCCGGCCACGCGGAGGGCTGGGCGCTGTACGCGGAGCGGCTGATGGAGCAGCTCGGCTACCTGGACGACCCGGCCGACCGGCTCGGCATGCTGGATGGCCAGCGGATGCGCGCCGCTCGCGTCGTCCTGGACATCGGCGTGCACCTCGGCAAGGAGCGGCCCGGGGGCGGCGGAGCGTGGGATGCGGCCTACGCGCTGGAGTTCCTGCGCGCGAACGTCAACATGCCCGACGAGTTCGTCCGGTTCGAGGTCAACCGGTACCTGGGCTGGCCGGGTCAGGCGCCGTCGTACAAGGTCGGACAGCGGATCTGGGAGCAGGTGCGGGCCGCGGCCGAGCAGGAGCCGGACTTCTCGTTCAAGGAGTTCCACAAGCGGGCGCTGGACCTGGGCGGCGTCGGCCTGGACACCCTGCGCAGCGTCTTCCTGCGCTGAGCGGGCTTCCGGAGCCGGCGGAATAGCGTCGGACGGCGCGGGGTTCATTCGTCTGAATGGAGAGGACGATCATGGACATCGAGTTCGGACTGGACACCTTCGGCGACATCACGGTGGGCCCGGACGGGAAGCCGCTCAGCGCGGCGCAGACGATCCGCAACGTCGTGGCGCAGGCGGAGCTCGCCGACGCCGTCGGCGTCGACTTCTTCGGGGTGGGGGAGCACCACCGCGCCGAGTTCGCGGTGTCCGCACCCGAGATGGTGCTCGCCGCGATCGCGGGGCGCACGAAGCGGATCCGGCTCGGGACGGCGGTGACGGTCCTCTCCTCGGACGACCCGGTGCGGGTGTTCGAGCGCTTCGCCACCCTGGACGCACTGTCAGACGGCCGCGCGGAGGTGGTGCTCGGGCGCGGCTCGTTCATCGAGTCCTTCCCGCTGTTCGGCTACGACCTGAAGGACTACGAGGCGCTCTTCGAGGAGAAGCTCGACCTGTTCGTGCAGCTTCTTCGCGAAGAGCCGGTGACCTGGTCGGGCACGATGCGCGCGCCGCTGACCGACGCCGACGTGTTCCCGAAGACCGAGCACGGGCTGCGCACCTGGGTCGGCGTGGGCGGCAGCCCGGAGTCCGTGGTGCGGGTGGCGCGGCACGGCCTCGGCTTGATGCTCGCCATCATCGGCGGCCCGGCCGCGCGCTTCGCACCGTTCGTCGAGCTGTATCACCGTTCCGTGCGCAGCTTCGGCACGACCGCGCATCCGGTCGCGGTGCACTCGCCGGGGCATATCGCCGGCACCGACGAGGAGGCGTGGGAGACCGCCTACCCCGGCTTCGAGGCGATGAACAACACCATCGGCCGGGAGCGCGGCTGGCCGCCGTACAGCCGTGCGCGGTTCCAGAACGACGTGGGCCCCGCGGGGGCGCTGTACGTCGGCTCACCCGACCGGGTGGCGGCGAAGATCGCCGACACCGTCCGCACGCTCGGCATCGGCCGGTTCGACCTGAAATACTCCACGGGCACCCTGCCGCATGAGGCGATGATGCGCAGCATCGAGCTGTACGGCTCCGAGGTGGTGCCGCGGGTGCGGCGGCTGCTCGCCGCGGACGCCTGAGCGCCGCTTTCGGCGCCGAGCGGTGAGGCGGGCCCGGCGGCCCTACGATGAAGGCATGCCCGAGACCGCACTGCCGAGCCGCCACACGCTCGGCGAGAGACTGGACGTCCTGCCGTTCACCCGGCGCCACCTGCGGGTGCTGACCGGGTCGGGCATCGGCTGGGCGCTGGACGCGATGGACGTCGGGCTGATCTCGTTCATCATCGCCGTGCTCATCCGAGAATGGTCGCTGACCCCGGCGGAGTCGGGATGGATCGCCTCGATCGGGTTCGTCGGAATGGCCGTCGGCGCAAGCCTCGGCGGGCTCCTCGCCGACCGGCTCGGACGTCGGCAGGTGTTCGCGATCACCCTGCTGGTGTACGGGATCGCCACCGGCGCCAGCGCGCTGGTGGGCGGGGTGGCCTTGCTGCTCGTGCTCCGCTTCTTCGTCGGGCTCGGGCTGGGCGCCGAACTGCCGGTGGCGTCCACCTATGTCAGCGAGTTCGCGCCGACCGCGATCCGCGGCCGGATGATCGTGATCCTGGAGGCGTTCTGGGCCCTGGGATGGACGGCGGCGGCGCTGATCGGCTACCTGGTGATCCCGGCATCCGCCGACGGCTGGCGCTGGGCGTTCCTCATCGGCGCCGTGCCCGCCGTGTATGCGCTCGTCGTGCGCTGGGGACTGCCGGAGTCCCCACGCTGGCTGGCGTCGCGCGGCCGCCTGGCGGAGGCGGAGCGCATCGTCGAGGGGCTGGAGTCCTCCGCCGGGGTCGTGGAGCAGCCCCGCATCCGCACCGTGCCGTCCCGCCGCTCCCTCGCCGACACCGCCGGGGGCCGGCTCGGCGTGCTCTGGTCGGCGGAGTTCCGTCTGCGCACCGCGTGCATCTGGCTGGTGTGGCTGTGCGTGAACTTCGCCTACTACGGCGCGTTCATCTGGATCCCGAGCATCCTGGTCGCCGCCGGGTACGACCTCGTGCGCTCCTTCGGATTCACGCTCGTCATCACCCTCGCTCAGCTGCCCGGCTACGCGGTCGCGGCCTGGCTGATCGAGGTGTGGGGACGCCGTGCCACGCTGTCGGTGTTCCTCGCCGGCTCCGCCGCGTCGGCGGTGCTGTTCGGCACGGCCACCGGCGAGGGCGCCATCATCGCCACCGGCATGGCGCTGTCGTTCTTCAACCTCGGCGCCTGGGGCGCCCTGTACGCGATCACCCCGGAGATCTATCCGACCTCGGTGCGGGCGACGGGGGCGGGCTGGGCGGCCGGCGTCGGTCGGATCGCCTCCATCGTCGCACCGCTCACCGTGCCGGTGCTGCTGCAGGCCGGGGGAGCGCCGCTCACCTTCGCGGTCTTCGCCGGGTTCTTCGTGGTCGCCGCGGCGGCGGCGTGGGGCCTGGCCGACCGGCGGGGCGCCGCGCTCGACGACCGCTGACGGCCGACGCAATAGGCTGGCGGCATGGCTGCAGTGCGGTACGTCGCGATCGGCGACTCCTTCACCGAGGGCGTCGGCGACGAGCTGCCCGACGGGCGCGTGCGCGGCTGGGCGGATCTCGTCGCGCAGGGCTGGGCGGATGCTCTCGGCGAACCGGTCCAGTACGCCAACCTGGCGATCCGCGGACGACTGGCCTGGCCGATCGTGCAGGAGCAGCTGGAGCCGGCGCTGGCGCTGCACCCGACCCATCTGTCCTTCAACGGCGGCGGCAACGACATGCTGCGGCCGAAGGCCGACATGGAGCACATCGCGGACGCGTTCTCCCACGTGCTGCGCCGCTGCGACGAGGAGGGCGTGACCCTCATCCTGCTCTCCGGCGCGAACCCGAGCGCGCAGCTGCCGATGGGCCGGCTGATCCAGCGCCGCGGCGACGAGCTGTCCGCCGCAGTGCTGCGGCGGATCGCCGACCGGCCGGATGTGATCCGAGCCCTGAACTGGCCCGACACCGTGCTGTCCGGACCGGAGTACTGGTCGGAGGACCGGCTGCACATGAACGCGAACGGGCACCACCGGGTCGCCGCCCGTGTGCTGCACGCCCTCGGCTTGGAGCCGCCGGCGGAGTGGTGGGCGCCCGCCGCGCATCCGGAGGCCCGCCCCGGCGGCCTCGAGTACTATCGCCGGCACGTCGCGCCGTGGGTGCGGCGGCGGCTGACCGGCACGTCCTCCGGCGACGGTCGCGCCGCGAAGCACCCCACGTGGGTGGAGCGGACGCCGCGATGAGCCGGACGCCGGGACGGCGCCTGACGCGCCGGATCACGCAGCTGATCGTCGGGGTGTTCCTGTACGGCATCGGGATCGCGTTCATCGTCCGCGGGGCGATCGGCGCGGCGCCGTGGGACGTGCTCACACAGGGACTGGCGAACCACCTGCCGCTGAGCTTCGGCGTGATCACCGTGCTGGTGAGCGTGGTGGTGCTGGTGCTGTGGATCCCGATCGGTCAGCGGCTCGGGATCGGCACGCTCGTCAATGATCGGCGCGCACTTCGGTCCCGGTCCGCGCGACGGCCTGATGACCGGCCTGCACAGTCGCACCGGCCTCCCGATCTGGGTCGTGCGCACGGCGATCGAGGTGACCGTGGTGGCGGTCGGCTGGGTGCTGGGCGGGAACCTCGGCATCGGCACCGTGGTGTTCGCGCTGCTCGTGGGGCCCCTGTGCCAGTTCTTCCTGCACGTGTTCACCGTGCCGCTGCCCGTGGATGCCGCCGAGGCGCCGAACGGTCCGCGCACCGGCGGGACTCCGGGGGTCGCCGGACTCACGACCGCCGGCGCGGCTTCTCCGTGTCCAGACCCATGCGGATCCGGGTGCGCTTGCGCTCGATGACGATGAAGGTCGCCCCGAGCAGCCACAGCGGCACCTGGGTGAGGAACGCCAGGCGGAACGCCTCCAGGGAGTAGGTGTCCGGGGTCCCGGCGCCCTGCAGGTCGAGGGTGAGTCCGATCAGGAAGATCGCGATGAGGGCCGCCAGGAACCCGCCGGCGTTCGTGACGCCGGTGGCGGTGCTGAGCCGATGCGCCGGGTTGTGCGTGCGGGCGTGATCGAACGCGATCATGGATGCCGGCCCGCCCGCCGCGAGCGCGACGATGAGGACGACGAGGAGCCAGAGCGGCGCCGGTCCGGGCCAGGCGATCACGGCGACCCACGCCAGCAGCTGCACGGCGACGGTCGGCAGCACCAGCGCCAGCGACCGGCGGGTGGGGATGCGTCTGGACAGTTCGCCCAGCAGCGGGCCGAACAGCATGCCGGCGACCACGAACAGCGACAGCAGCCCCGCCGCTGCGGGGGTGGTCAGACCCTCGCCGGCGGTGAGGAACGGCATGCCCCACAGCAGCACGAAGGCCGTGCCCGCGAACGGGGTGGTGAAATGCGACCAGAACGCCAGGCGGGTGCCGGGGTGCGCCCAGGCGGCGCGGATGCCGACGCCGGTGTCGATCGCGGAGGTGACCACGCGGACCACCCCGGTCTCGGTGTTCACCGACACGTCGGCGGCGCGCTGACGCGGGTGGTTGCGGATGACCAGCCAGACCAGGATGGCGAACAGGACGCCGAGACCGGCGACGCTGCCGAAGGTGATCGTCCAGGTGGTGGCGTGCAGCAGCGCCGCCACCGGGATGAGGGCGACGAGCTGGCCGGTCTGACCGATGATGCCGGTGAACTGCACCATCACCGGCCCGCGCTGCGCGGGGAACCAGGTCGCGACCAGACGCAGCGCCGCCGGGAAGACGGCCGCGTCCCCGGCGCCGAGCAGCACGCGGGCCACGAGGGCGATGCCGATGCTGGGGGACAGCGCCATCACGAGCTGGCCGAGGGCCATCAGCACCATCCCGATCGCCATGATCGGCCGGGAGCCGTGCCGGTCGAGCAGGATGCCGATGGGGATCTGCGCACCGCCGTACACCGCCAGCTGCACCACCGCGAAGAGCGACAGCGTCGCCGCATCCGCGTGGAACCGCTCGGCGGCGTCGACGCCGACCGCACTCAGCGAGGCGCGATTCGTGATCGCGAGCACGTACGCCGCGACCGCGACGATCCAGATGACCCACGCGCGCCACCCCGGCTCGGAGCGGAGGAGAGGCGTTGCGGTCACCCCTCCACGGTAGTACGCGGGAGCTCGGCGAC
This window encodes:
- a CDS encoding MFS transporter, producing the protein MTATPLLRSEPGWRAWVIWIVAVAAYVLAITNRASLSAVGVDAAERFHADAATLSLFAVVQLAVYGGAQIPIGILLDRHGSRPIMAIGMVLMALGQLVMALSPSIGIALVARVLLGAGDAAVFPAALRLVATWFPAQRGPVMVQFTGIIGQTGQLVALIPVAALLHATTWTITFGSVAGLGVLFAILVWLVIRNHPRQRAADVSVNTETGVVRVVTSAIDTGVGIRAAWAHPGTRLAFWSHFTTPFAGTAFVLLWGMPFLTAGEGLTTPAAAGLLSLFVVAGMLFGPLLGELSRRIPTRRSLALVLPTVAVQLLAWVAVIAWPGPAPLWLLVVLIVALAAGGPASMIAFDHARTHNPAHRLSTATGVTNAGGFLAALIAIFLIGLTLDLQGAGTPDTYSLEAFRLAFLTQVPLWLLGATFIVIERKRTRIRMGLDTEKPRRRS